A region of the Cannabis sativa cultivar Pink pepper isolate KNU-18-1 chromosome 3, ASM2916894v1, whole genome shotgun sequence genome:
CtttatttctaaacttttaCCTGCATGTTCATTTAGGGTAAATTCTATTTAATATGTTCAGGTGATAGGTTGGTCAATGTGGTTCTCTGAATACCTTTTTCTGGAAAGAAGCTGGGCACAGGATGAAGCCACATTAAAGGTATTGCTTTTATAAATACGTGTCAAGTACATACGTTTTGCTCCTCTCTGTGATGCTTAGCACATGTTTGTATTTGCTTTGGCTAGTCTCATTAATCTCATTGAACCTTTGGAGTGTATTTGCAGTCAGGAATTCGACGGTTAAAGGACTATCCCCTGCCCTTCTGGTTGGCTCTTTTTGTCGAGGGGACACGCTTCACTCAGGCAAAACTTTTAGCCGCCCAGGAATATGCTATCTCAAGAGGCCTGCCTGTCCCTAGAAATGTTCTGATTCCTCGTACCAAGGTCAAATTTACATTCCAACTTTCTTAATCTGCTTATTCATTTACCCATAGAATAAATATATGCATGAGAAGTGAAAGAACATTGTCCTCTGCTCTTGGAAATGATATTTTTGATGTGATATCGGGTTGATACTGAGAGCTGAGAGTATGTAACATTCGGGTGAACACATGATTTTGTAAAGCAATGAAAATGACTTTACAATTCTGCTTTCTTTCAATTTGTGACCTTACGGACATCAAGCTAGGCTTGAGAAGGGACCATGGCAAAAATCTATTTGTTTTGTGGTTTTAATTATCTGACTAAAACTTTGTCCTACtgaataattagatttttttttatatatcggTTGGTCTCTGATCTCTTACCACTAGTGAATGGGATGCTTtcattttaaatctaatatttgTTTTCACTTTTTTGTTTCATTCAGGGCTTTGTTTCTGCTGTAAGTCACATGCGCTCGTTTGTTCCAGCTGTTTATGACGTAACAGTTGCCATTCCCAAAACATCTCCTCCACCTACAATGTTAAGACTTTTCAAGGGGCAACCATCTGTGGTATGTTACTACTTCACTAAAGATTTACTAAAAGATGTATCAGTAGTCAACTTATATTATGCATCCCATTGCATTGCATTGAACTTGGGTTCAGGTTTTTgggcatttaaaataattttaggaCTAAAGAATAGATTTATTGACATAAATAGTTTTAGTTTTCATTTCTTGTTGCTTGTCTAGATGATTGTTTTACTTATTTTGAATGATAAAAAATGTCATGCTGAACTTTGCAAGTAACGGTCCCTTCCCACTAAACCTGTCTTTCAATTACTTGAAAACAATTAGATTTCTGAGAATTAATGTGACAAGCTCGAAGTCATCCTATCCTCATCAATACCAATACGTGCTAATTTTCGCACCCTTTCTGTCATTCACACACATGTTAGTCACTATTAGTTGGCATTCATAAATTAACATTCTCCGATTCCTTTACATTACTTTCCTGCAGGTGCATGTGCACATCAAGAGGCATGTGATGAAGGATTTGCCTGAAAGTGATGAAGCTGTTGCACAATGGTGCAAAGACATATTCATTGCCAAGGTTGATAATTTTTAATTCAACAAAAAGTGGATGTCTTTTCATTCTGTAGTCCTACTActtcatataaaatttgaattttgaatatatatatatatacacataagtTTCCGAGTCATGCCTCATTCTTCTCTTAacttttctgtatatatatactaatttatatGTAGTTTCTGTACCATTATTATGAAACAATAGGAGAAATTATAAATTGATCATCATGCCTGTTGTTTGTTGAATGCTAGGATTCTTTATTGGATAAACATAAAGCTGAGGACACTTTTGCTGGTCAAGAATTGCAAGACACCGGTCGACCAAAAAAATCTCTTGTGGTGGGAAACCTTTTccgatttttaaaatttctcaTCCGTTTTACTTTTGGTAGAGCTTGTTTTAGAAGCACTAATCAACTTTGTTCTTTCCACCAGGTGGTTGTATCTTGGGCATGTCTCCTTGCATTCGGGGCTTTGAAGTTCCTCCAATGGTCTTCATTCTTATCCTCATGGAAGGGCATTGCACTCTCAGCTTTCCTTTTGGGGTTAGTTACCATCCTTATGCAATTCTTGATTCTCTTCTCTCAGTCCGAACGTTCAACCCCTGCCAAGGTGGCTCCAACAAAGAACAAGAACGACGGAGAGCCTTCTGAATCTGCAAAACAAGATAAACAGAACTAAATCACCGCTCCGATCCCCTCCCGACATTCCTTCTGTAACAGAAAGGTTCAAATTTTAAGGTCATGATATGAAACTTGGTATAGCATGTAACCCTCTCATGTATGTTTGTCAAAGGCCTTCTTACCCTAGTGTGATCTcattcttaaaaattattttccttaaatattatattatgctTCTCCCCCCTTTTTTTTGTACAACATAGACATAGTGGGTATGCATACTTTCTTTGCTCTGGTTGATTAGGTTAAATTTTATAGACTCTTTAAAGGGTACTGTAGAATTATTTACTGAATTAGCATTTTAGGGCTGGAAAAGCCACACCTGCAGCAATTCTTATGTATTTCATTTTCAGGTTGAAAGAGTATTATAGGTGAAAAATGGACTACTTAAACTTACATTTTCTTTGCAGATTTATCACTTTGCTAGAAAGGTATTATAGGTGAAACACACACACATTTTTGGTAgtgtttatattatttatcttggaaattaatttaatttagctATTTTGTAACTATTTGTTTATATAaggaagaatttttttttagcaaATTATGGTAAGAATTAGTCAACTATTGAAATGAGATTACAAACATAATCACAGATATTACAACAGTTATTCTTCAAGCAACTATTTCTAAAGTACAAACTCTATTCAAAGCTTCTCCTGAATCATACACCTTAACTCCCACAAAATACTCCATTGACTCTCAAACACTCTTAAGAATacatataaaattgtgtcaacTCAAATGAATCAACCTTCCAAATGAAATTAAAGAGACTTGTATGTTGGATAAATTCCCATACTATTGTCACATAAATAAAGTTACAAGGAAAATAAATTAGACCTCTTTATAAAGCCTCAACAGACCATTATAACTCATAGAGTTGTCGGTTTTGTTTTTCTAGGCTTAGGTCTTTTATTTCTTTACAATAAAAGGAAGCAAATAAATATCTCTAACAAACTCTCAGCTATTCAAGGAAAAATATCTCAACAGATTACAACTACTTTTCTCAGATCAGAAacaaacacaacaacaacaacaacattataAATAAGTGGTTCAACCTTCCACTTTGGGTAAGAGACCATTTCGGCCAGCAGTGAAAAAGGGAATGCAACCTTTGTTTTCCTTGTGTAACCCACCTCAGAAACAAGagagaaaaaatagagagagttaGTGAGAGATATTGTAAGGAAAACCAAGAGAAATAAAGTGAAGAGAAAGAGATTACCTGCTGGGTTTTGTAGCATGGAATCTTCATGAACTTGTAACCGGTTTTGACAATCATAGTGAAGAATCAAGCGTCTTTGAGGGAAGCTTGACGGAGATGTACTCTTGATTTCAAGGGGAACTCCGAGATCAAACTTTGTTgtgttcttctttatttttctgtaGTGTTATTTCGGTTTCTCTCTTCTAAACCAACAAAGATCATTTTAGATCTTTGTTGCTActggttctctctctctctcagtttGTTTGTGTGTTTTGAAGATGTGGAGAAGTAATATACTCGGCTATAATAGCTACTGTTGTAGctcgaagaagaaggagaaacaAAGAGGCTCGGCTGGGTTGCTTTGCAGCAAAAAGAAAAGAGGAAAGGAAGAAATAGGGCCGGATGGTTTTTGTTTGAAGAGAGAGTAGTGTTTTCTAgggttttgaaaaagaaaagattgcttttatattaaataaatgcaataggtttttgaaaagataaaaatctGATATTCAAAGGGCATATCCAGTTTTCAAAAAGGAATATTCCCTTGTGATCCGCACCAAGGGAGAAAGTCAGTTTTGCCCCTAGAATGTGACTGTTGGGGTGTTGGGTGTAGGGGTAGTTTCGGAACTGCCAGCTCATTtcctacagtggtatcagagctcggGGAAGCAAGAAGATTCAACAACACCTGGAAACAACGTCAAGAaacaagaaagatcatcaaaacATTGAAGAAGCCAAATCTGAAATTATCAAGAAGTTGATAAAAAAGGAAAACTCTAACCTAAACTTTGTCTTGTTACATTCTTACTTTTATTATCTTGTTATAACAATTAAACATGAGTAATATTAGAGTGGATGTTGACAAGTTTGATGGATCAGGGGACTATAGGAtttggaggaagaagattagagctcttcttgctcataaaaaattacttaGGGTTCTTAGTGAACCCATAGAATGGCCAGAAAATACTTCTAAATCTATACAAGAAGAACTTCTTGAAACTGCTACTGGtttaatcatttttaatttGTCTGATGCTATTATCAGGTTAGTTGATAAAGAAGATACACCagcaaaaatatggaaaaagctTGAAGATCAGTTTCAAAAGAAATCTTTAATCAACAAGATCTTTCTTAAAGAAAGGATCTTTGGTTTCAAGATGAGCACTAGCAAGACTCTTGATGAAAACCTAGATGAATTTCTAaggttacatattgaattggctAATTCTGGTGAAAATGAGGCTTTAAGTGATGAGAACCAAGCCATCATCATCTCAAACTCATTACCCGAATCCTACAAAGAAGTAAAGAATGCCATTAAATATGGTAGGACAGAAATTACTTTAGAAGAAGTAATTTCAGCTTGAAGTCAAAAGACTTGGAGATTAAGAATGAGAAGCATGGAGGTTCTAATGGAGAAGTAAACTTCAGTAGAGGGAGACCCAATCAAAGAAAACATGGACACTACAAAAGTAAAAGTCACAGCAGAGATCACCACAAAGGAAAGAGTCACAACAAGGGAAGATCAAACTCAAAAGAACCAACTGATCCTACGGGATGCTACAAATGTGGCAAGCCAGGGCATTTCAAGAGagattgttattttctaaacaaaggcaaaccaaataaatataaaggacAGGGAGAAAATTCTAACTCTAAAcctaattttcataaaaataaccaAGCTAATTATGGTGATGGTTATGAAAGTGTTGATAGTGGTGAAGTATACATTGCTGCATCATCTTTTAAAGATGATTGGATTTTAGATTCAGGTTGTACTTTTCATATGACTAGTGACAAGAGttatatgtttgattatagGGAATCTAAAGGAGGAAAAGTAATCCTTGGAAACAATCAGACATGTGAGATTAAAGGCTCGGGATCTATCAGATTTAAAATGTATGATGGGATAGTAAGAACCCTAACAGCAGTGAGGTATGTGCCTAATCTCTctagaaatttaatttctattagtgTGCTTGATGATTTGGGTGTTGTGAGTAAGGTAGAGGCAGGTCATATGAAGCTTAGTAGAGGAGCATTAACAATCATGAAAGGAATCAAAAATGGTGGACTTTACTACCTACAAGGCTCTCCTATTTCAAGCTGTAATATTACAACTCACAACGACAAAGAAGAAGAGATACCTACTCTATGGCACAGAAGATTATGGCATATAAGTGAGCGAGGCTTGCAACTCATGAGTGAGCAACAACTGTTGGGTAAGGATAAAGTGAGTAAACTAGACTTTTGTGAACATTGCATACTTGGAAAGCATCACAGATTAAAGTTCACAACAGGTACTCACAACTCTAAAAGAATACTTGAGTATGTACATTCTGATCTATGGGGTCCTGAAAAAATCAGTACTCATGGTGGTTGTTCTTATTTTTTATCTATAGTAGATGATTATTCTAGGAAAGTATGGATATATCTacttaagaataaaaatgatgcttTTACAAAATTCAAACATTGGAAATTATTGGTTGAGAACTTAACTAATGAAAAGCTGAAAACTTTAAGAACTGATAATGGTTTGGAATTTTGTAACAATGAATTTGACCTCTATTGTAAAGAAAATGGCTTGCAGCGACATAGAACGGTTGAGGATTACACCTCGGCAAAACGGGGTGGTGAAAGAATGAACCGCACCATACTAAACAAAGTAAGGTGTATGCTACTTCGGTCGGGATTATCTCAAGGGTTTTGGGGAGAAGGCTGCCTTGACGAGATTCACCTAATAAATAGAAGCCCATCAAGAGCAACTGAAGGTAAAACTCCCGAGGAGAAATGGTCAGGTAAACCTCCAAACCTTTCTCATTTGAAAGTTTTTGGATGTGCAGCTTATGCACATCAAAGCATAggaaaacttgaacctagggcttTAAAGTGTGTTTTCTTAGGGTACCCCGAAGGGGTAAAAGGATATAGACTTTGGGTAAAGGAAAAAGGGGGATTTAAAACTATGAATAGTAGAGATGTTATATTCCAAGAAAATATTTCTCCTTGTTTACCTAATGAAAAGTCTAGTGCAGGAATGGAAGATACTAACCCTGCAGGTACAAACCTAGAAGTTAAAACCGGTTCTAATCAGGGGGAACAAAATGAAGACACACCGGGAATGGTTCAGGTGGAACCTAACCAAAGCCAGCAGCCCATGAACAATGGTCAAGGGGGAGGAACTGATGCTCAACAAGAGATCAGGGATGAAGACACCGAAGAGGACCTTACAAACTATCAGTTGACAAGGGATAGATCTAAGAGGACTCCGAAGCCAAATCAGAAATTCAGCTACAACATTTGGAGTGAAGAATTGGCTTATGCTCTTCTAACAGATTTGGAAATGGATGATATGGAACCCAAGACTTATAATGAGGCAGTAAATGGAAAGAATTCTAAGGAGTGGAATAAGACCATGGATGATGAGATGGGATCTCTCAAGAAGAATAAGACTTGGGTTGTGGTACCAAGACCCGAGGGTAAAAGTATTGTGTCTTGTAAGTGGCTGTTCAAGCACAAGGAAGGAAGATCTAAAGATGAGCCTATAAGGTTCAAGGCTAGGCTAGTAGCTAAAGGTTTCACACAAAAGGAAGGTATTGACTTCAATGAGATTTTCTCTCCGGTGGTGAAGTATAAAACGATTAGAGTGGTCCTAAGCTTAGCTACTCAGTTTGACATGGAGATAGATCAGATGGATGTTACCACTGCCTTTCTCCATGGGGAATTGGAAGAAGAAATATACATGACCCAACCAGAAGGGTATGTAGAGAAGGGAAAACCTAACCATGTTTGTAAACTGGTTAAGTCCTTGTATGGACTCAAGTAATCCCCTATGcagtggaataaaaggtttgacacCTTTATGATGAAACAAAGTTTCTCAAGGAGTTACTATGATGCATGTTTCTATCACAAAGGAACTGACATCAACACGGTCATCTACTTGTTACTTTATGTAGATGGCATGCTTATCATAAGCAAGGAAAGATctcaagtggatgagatgaaGAAGCAACTCAAGGCtgagtttgagatgaaagactTTGGGATAGCATTTAAGATACTGGGTATCACTATAAAGAGGGACAGAAAGTTGGGCAAGTTATTCTTGACACAAGAGGACTACATTCAAAAGATTATAGAGAAGTTTTCAATGAAAGATTCAAAGAAAACTTCTCAGCCAATAACTAGCCAGTACACTTTAACAAAGGAACAATGTCCTAAGACTGAAGCAGAGAAGGAAGCAATGAGTAAAGTGCCTTACTCAAGTGCTGTTGGGACTATTATGTACTTAATGGTTTGTACAAGGCCAGATCTGGCCTTTGCCATAAGTACCTTGAGCAAATACATGGCAAACCCAGGAAAGATTCATTGGCTTGCAATGAAATGGGTTTTCAGGTACCTAGTAGGGACACCTAAGGTTGGACTCATCTACAAACAACAAAAGTTCAGCACCAACATAGAAGGATACAGCGTGCCGACTATGCCGGGGACAGAGACAGCAGAAAGTCTACTTCATCTTACATGTTTCTACTAGGAGGAAACTGTGTGAGTTGGAAAGCCCAACTCCAACCTGTGGTTGCACTTTCAACAACAGAATCAGAGTACATATCAACCACAGAAGCTATTAAAGAAGCCATATGGATGAAAGGACTTTTGACAGAGATCAAGTTACTTAAAGAGGTTCCTAGAGTGTACTCAGACAGTCAAAGTTGTGTACACTTATGTAGGAACCCTGTGTTCCATGACCGAACTAAACATATAGAGATTAAATATCACTTTATAAGGGACAAGGTGACTCAAGGTGAGATACAAGTGGAAAAAGTTCCTACTGAGGAGAACCCAGCAGATATGGGAACTAAGGTGGTAACTCTCAACAAGTTCAAACATTGTATGAACCTATTGGGAGTTGACATAGGATGGTAAATGGACACATATTCAAGCAATGACCCTCAAAGACAACAACAAGTAAATAAAGCAAAGGCAGAAACTTTTTTGGACTGCTAGTATGGAAATTTAGGTGGAATTTGTTGGATAAATTCCCATACTATTGTCACATAAATAAAGTTACAAGGAAAATAAATTAGACCTCTTTATAAAGCCTCAACAGACCATTATAACTCATAGAGTTGTCGGTTCTGTTTTCCTAGGCTTAGGTCTTTTATTTCTTTACAATAAAAGGAAGCAAATAAATATCTCAAGACTCTAACAAACTCTCAGCTATTCAAGGAAAAATATCTCAACAGATTACAACTACTTTTCTCAGATCAGAAacaaacacaacaacaacaacaacaacattataAATAAGTGGTTCAACCTTCCACTTTGGGTAAGAGACCATTTCGGCCAGCAGTGAAAAAGGGAATGCAACCTTTGTTTTCCTTGTGTAACCCACCTCAGAAACAAGagagaaaaaatagagagagttaGTGAGAGATATTGTAAGGAAAACCAAGAGAAATAAAGTGAAGAAAAAGAGATTACCTGCTGGGTTTTGTAGCATGGAATCTCCATGAACTTGCAACCGGTTTTGACAATCATAGTGAAGAATCAAGCGTCTTTGAGGGAAGCTTGACGGAGATGTACTCTTGATTTCAAGGGGAACTCCGAGATCAAACTTTGTTgtgttcttctttatttttctgtaGTGTTATTTCGGTTTCTCTCTTCTAAACCAACAAAGATCATTTTAGATCTTTGTTGCTActggttctctctctctctcggtttGTTTGTGTGTTTTGAAGATGTGGAGAAGTAATATACTCGGCTATAATAGCTACTGTTGTAGctcgaagaagaaggagaaacaAAGAGGCTCGGCTGGGTTGCTTTGCAGCAAAAAGAAAAGAGGAAAGGAAGAAATAGGGCCGGATGGTTTTTGTTTGAAGAGAGAATAGTGTTTTCTAgggttttgaaaaagaaaagattgattttatattaaataaatgcaataggtttttgaaaagataaaaatctGATATTCAAAGGGCATATCCGGTTTTCAAAAAGGAATATTCCCTTGTGATCCGCACCAAGGGAGAAAGTCAGTTTTGCCCCTAGAATGTGACAGTTGGGGTGTTGGGTGTAGGGGTAGTTTTGGAACTGGCAGCTCATTTCCTACATTGTATAATGCCACAAAACTCCCAACTTATAAGCAATTGATAAATTTTGAGAATTATGCCTTTTGCTAACTTTTGAAGTAATTTTAGGGTGAAATTGTGAAATGCAATCTGATCCtagagataaaaagaaaataagaagagaGATTGAAGCTTTGAAGAAACCtccaacaatttttatttttattgtttagttTATTCAATGTTAtcattaatttttcaaaactcAAATTGATTTAGAGtgcataattattaaatatagtgtttttaaaaaaaacaaaaaaaaaattattaaagagAGATTCGATTTAGAGATGACAATATAATCCACGATTACATGTACccattattatttgatttgaaTGGTGAGGGGAATAACTGTTTAAATGGAAAAAATTGCACCGTACATATGCGGGTATAGTATTAATATACACTATCCCGATAtatattgaatattttttattaatttattctatttagatgttaccatattatatttatagttTATTTTGTGAGAATTTCATCAAATTTATGGTTATTgtcattaattttcttaatgttatgatatgtttaataaataaatacatatacatgATTGGATTTTGAGTTTGAAAAGCATTTAGAATGTTTTTCAATGCAACAATTTAGAATGAtgtttaattagattttatcaaaattaaattaaattaataaattttttcttttagaaaATTGCAACTATTAACGGTTATGGTTATGGGTAAACATGGTTTTCCCCTAATAATCTACTGATTAATACTTGCACTATCATCGATAATTACTGGGGTGGATATGGTTATATAATTAATCTATGGGGATGGGAATGATAATTTAAAAATTGTCCTTGACATTGCCATACATTCGAATGAGAAACTTGCTTTTTTATTTGagcaatatataatattactaAAGAGTAAATTATGGTAAAATTCTCAAAATTTTCATTTTGCTTGCACTTAATCCCTAAAACTCAAATTTTGGCGGCATAACCCCCAAAAACTGTTGTACTGTTAGCAAAAATACTCCTCCGTCCTCTTGATCCCGTTATTTGCCTACGTGGCCCACATTATCCAATGCTAGGTAGACTCATGCGTGCCATGTCATTAATAATTGGCTAATTAGGTTTTTTGACtcatgaactttgacatatattaaattatgctcCTAAACTTTTCAGGTCGTTAAGAatttcccctgaactattgagattgttaaatttaataactgttgtctaatttcattcaattttactaatatgGTGATTGTCCAcatactaaatcgtgcccctcaaactttgatatttacaaaattatgccCCTAGACTTTAACATGTACCGAATTGACCCCATAAATTTTCATCCACGTCGGACTTTCTTTAgtgaaattggacaaaagtccttaaatctaacaatctcaatagttcaagggaaatttttaacaactaaaaaagtttagggggcatgatatggtacatatcaaagttcagggagtaaaaattaaaattagtcttaataatttaatgacatagaaattaaaaaaaatgagtttttttttttaactaatagctaattaaaatgaaaaaacaaaaggaaaaaaataaaaggagaaaaacacatattaaaattaaaagacaCATTAAATTAAAACTGAAACGGTATAGGACAATACACACAAAATTAAAAGCATGAAACCATATTAAAACCAAATTATAACTGTAAATCTAAACATAGAAAGATATAGAGAAGTACTTGAGAAATCGAaggaaacccagaaaaaccaaACTACAAATTATCACTATTTTCgtgagaaattgaaataaactCAGAAAAACAAAACCCAGCC
Encoded here:
- the LOC115709728 gene encoding 1-acyl-sn-glycerol-3-phosphate acyltransferase 2, whose product is MAIAAAAVIVPLGLLFLVSGLIVNVIQAICFVLIRPLFKNTYRRINRVVAELLWLELVWLIDWWAGVKIQVYTDRETFQSMGKEHALVICNHRSDIDWLVGWVLAQRSGCLGSTLAVMKKSSKFLPVIGWSMWFSEYLFLERSWAQDEATLKSGIRRLKDYPLPFWLALFVEGTRFTQAKLLAAQEYAISRGLPVPRNVLIPRTKGFVSAVSHMRSFVPAVYDVTVAIPKTSPPPTMLRLFKGQPSVVHVHIKRHVMKDLPESDEAVAQWCKDIFIAKDSLLDKHKAEDTFAGQELQDTGRPKKSLVVVVSWACLLAFGALKFLQWSSFLSSWKGIALSAFLLGLVTILMQFLILFSQSERSTPAKVAPTKNKNDGEPSESAKQDKQN